From Zea mays cultivar B73 chromosome 3, Zm-B73-REFERENCE-NAM-5.0, whole genome shotgun sequence:
TTAGTGTTAAACTGGTGTATAATTAATTAataattgattatattgttctatatatatatatatatatatatatatatatatatatatatatatatatatatatatatatatatatatatatatatatatatatatatatagctcacGAGCTAAACGAAGCAGCTTGAGCTTGCAAACGAGCCGAGACGGTTCTCTCACTCGGTTTCTTAATGAGTCGAACCAACTCCTTATCTTAACGAGACAAGAGACATGAATCAGTAGATCATGTAACCAAGGCTGGTCACCTCTCCCGACTCGGCATATACGGGCCTGGAATGGAGTCTAAAAAAAGAGCTCCCGACAAATAGCATTAAGGAACCTGAGCCATTTTTATAGTTCACCTCTCCCGACTCGCTATATACGGGCCTAAGAGGGAGTCTAAAAAAAAGCTCTCGACAAATAGCATTAAGGAATCAGAGCCATTTTTATAGATCACCTCTCTCGACTCGTCATATACGGGCCTAAGATGGAGTCTAAAAAAATATCTCGATAAATAGCATTAAGGAACCGGAGCTATTTTTTATAGAGAGAACTCGGAGCAAAAAAAAAAAAGGCTCCTAGCCGTTTCTCTCCCACTCTCTATCTTGCTCTTTTCTCACACCAAAAGAAGTTGTTTTTGCCAAACGTTTTGTTATAAAATACTAGCTCCTGTAAATGAGCTGTTTTTGAACAGAAGCCATACCAAACAGGCCGCGAGACAGATTAGGCGATGGCGGTTTGATGAAACTCTGTTTAGTCTCTGCCCTTTCTTTCTCTCGTGAAGAAGTTTTTCACCCCTTTATTAAGGCACGAAGAACATTTACTTTTACCGTGTGCACGGTGGAGGGCCGTTCTTCATTTCGCGAGTCGCACGTCAGTCACCGCATGCAGTAGGCAGCGACTCAGCGTACAGCCTTGTCCGGTCTGACGAAGCGACAAAGTGACTGAAAATGAGTTGTGCTGTTGAGAACTGCTGGCTCCGTTGGCTATTGCATGCGGTAGGATACTCGCACCTCGCAGGATAGCAGCTCGAGCTGCTCTCTCAGTAGTCAGTACGTACATAGTAGCTGCTGTCGCTCCAGCTACAGATGATCGAACCGAAAGCATGCAATGCAACACGCAATTACTTCTGTTCTGAATAACCAAACGATGCCACTACTAACTAGCATGGCCACCGAATTTAGCAGGTCTGGACGCGTCTAGTCTGGTAGCATGGAAATGGACCACACGGGATGGTGTGTGGTATTTTACTCCTGCTCCCTTCCCCGTGCGAATCGTCGCCAAACGTTGCCGACTTGTCGAACGGGCCCAAATGCTCATAAACTGCAATAGACTTCCTGCTCAACCTGAATGCGAACGCCGTGTATCGAACAGCTCCGCAACCACACAGCCGTAGAGCACATAAAGGATAACATAAATAAGAGTTTGAAGGTGCGTGTTGCGGCTGTCTACTACGTTACAGCACACAGCGCACCATGGCTGCACATGCGTTCAGATGTGATCCTTCTCTCCTGCCGTGATAAAACCGCGTTCGATCGATTACTGATcgctactccctccgtttcgttttaattgtcgctggatagtacaaaattgaactatctagcgacaactaaaaagaatcGGAGGGAGTATAAGGTATGGATTAGTTCGTTCGATTTACGATCTGTTCACATCTCTGTGTCATCCATGCGCACTGGTACAGAGTTCAGTATATACATGCAAACGTGCTCACACTTCAAAATATTGGCTTCCTTGTTGGGTGTTGCTCACGGGCATTCCTTCTTGGTTGCCCCAGCAGCCCCACGAtgtccatggtgctgcgtcacgttGACAGCCACCGGAAAGATAAACCACTTTTTGATCTTGGTGAGGAGTCCAAATCCCAATTCGAGCACGTGCCCCCGAATCAAAATTGACGGTTTGCACTGGCCTAATAAGTACTAGTATAATACGGATTTCCTGAGCTCAAGCAGCTATCGTCTATCGACCAAACGATGGATGTCTCCACGCCCACGTCAGCCGGTCAACCCAAAGCTACTGATTGGAAGGCACATGCGAGATGCGACCCTCAGTCGCGCGACTGGCAAGCGGGGGCCCCCCGGGTAAAATCTGGCTGCCTGAAATCCTGATCGAACCAGCGCTGCCGCTGTTCATGTGCAGATGTCTGGGGGGAAGGTCACCGCCGGCCGATCCGCAGTAGCCAGGAGCGGCGATACGATTTTAGAGGGATGCATGCATGCACATGGCGGATTCAGACGGCAGAGCTTTCGCCGGCTTCTCACATGGCGTCGTTTTGTTTGACTCGTTTTGATGCGAGAAGTCGGCTGTCTCCCTCCCCATCCCCTGGTGTGGGAAGCAATCATATTCATATTCTTATCGGGAACAGCAGGTCTGACCACCGATCGGGGCCCAGGCGTGCTGATTTCGGAGTCAATCATGTGGTTGTCGTCGTTATCACACAGTAAGGTTATTTACCCATTATCTTGTATATAGCGTGCCGGCATGGCTTATTTATAGCCCGCCAAACGATGGTGATGGCTTACTGAAACTGGCCTTCTGCTGCATAGATTCTACCTAGTCTGAAACCGAATCCCGCAGGCAACGTAAAGAGGAGTACATCACACAAGTCTTCCTTTCGTTTCTCAATATTTTGCTGtccattttcttttttttttcaagGTAATACTAGTACTAATACAGGGAGTATGACACAGCGGCGGGGGTAGTTTTATTTTAGGAACAATTGGatttataccattaaaagatccaaactttagatatataccatggaccctacatgtcattgactcatgtggacccacatgtaagtgagatagtaatggtatggatccaaagtggtgatcttttaatggtatggatccaaatttccctttaTTTTATGGGCAAAATGCAGTTATAGGCTTATAGCAGAGTGAGACCAGATAGGCTGCGCAATGTAGGTGTAGTAATGGCCGTCCAAGTCTTGCTGGGCCGGACCATGTCGTCCTCTCGTTGATTTTCAACTTATCAAGCCCACACAGCCCAGTCTGGCCATCAATTTACGGAAGCAACCTCTATTTATCGGTAGACAGACAGTATACGAGTATCAAACAGACAAACACACAAGGAACAATTCTGAACTTCGTTTTGTGCCATCTATCTCTGAACtgtctgtgtgtgtgtgtgtgtgtcggaATAGTCCCTGTCtatagcagcagcagcaacaatctAGTGTACTTTAAGGCACAAATGTTCTGAATCTGAAAAAAAGGTGATCATCCGAAACGAACTGAAGTTTGCAAAGTAGTAGTAAGAAGCTGTATTTGCGATTTGCTTCTTTCCAGTCTCTTCCTTAGCGAATAGCGACCCAGTATACCCATAGGTATGATAACGCCCCGCACGTGCACGCACATGGAAGCATGTGCCTCCTACAGTCCTACTCCCTCCTGCACGCCCGACATGACACGAGGCTGCCTAGCTCACACGTAGGACTTGACCGCGTCGCTGTACCCCGTGAGCCCGTCGTAGTACCTCGACCAGAGCATGATGCCCCCGTACTTGGTGGAGTTCTTGACCACCGGCAGCACCTGCGCCACGAGGTCGCTCGCCGGCACGAACCCGCTGCCAGCGGCCTGGGGCGCGGCGGGGAGGCCGAGGAACACCCGCCCCGCCCTGATGGACGTCCACTGCGCCCACGCTTGCGCCAGGCTGCCCACGCCGGCGCTCGCGCTGTACTGGCACGGCGGGTTGTTGTAGAACTGCACCCACACGTAGTCGAACAGCCCCGTGGCGAGCGCGGTGCCCAGCGACGCGTCCGGGAACGGGCACTGCGGCGCCGCCGACAGGTACACGGgcctccgcgcgcgcccgcgcccgcgccgggaGTAGGACTTGAGGAACCGGGCCAGGTCGTCCCAGTACATGCCCCCGCCGCTCTCGATGTCGAAGTCGACGCCGTCGAGGACGGCGTCGCCGAGGGGCCTGGACTCGGACCCGCCGCCGCCGAGGTAGTTGTCCCAGAGGTACGCCGCGACGCTCCGGGCGTCGGCCCGGGACGAGAGGCCGTAGCTGCCGACGCCCCCGCCGATGGAGAGCAGGACCTTGACGCCCATGCGCTGGCACGCCTTGACGTCCGCGCCCACGCCCGTGCACCCGCCGCTCGCCGGGTCGCAGTGGCCCGCCAGGTTCAGCGCCGGCGTCTGGCCCCTGCCGAACGTCGGGAGGAAGGCCACGTTGACGAACCTGTAGTTGCCCGTGGCGCAGGTCTGCGCCAGCGTCCCCTCGTTGCCGTTCTGGCCCCAGTAGATGGCGATGCCGCCGCCGGCGCGCGCTGTGGCGGCTACCCCGCCCAGTGCCATCAGCACCGTGGCCATGGCCAGTGCCATTGACGGAAACTGGCTGCTTCTCCTACCCATCTTGTTTCTCGAGCTCTTTGGTATGGCCTTTATATATCGCGCGCGCGCTACGACGATAGTGCGTCCTGCCTGCGTCGTCGGCGGCAGTGTTTGACCGCTGACGCTGTGCGCGAGGGTCGTCGCTATTGACTTTTGATGGAACAGACACAGCGGCCTCCACTGATCGGGCGTCCAAGTGCGACGACCATTCCCTCCTCAGCTCTTCGAGTTTTGTCACGCGTGCCTCTGCTCATAAAGTCAGAATTCACTAAACGCTCAGTGCGCGAGGGCAATGTGCCGCTGGACACTTGGACAGTGCGTTTCCGTTTGACGCGATCATGCATGCGCATCAACCGCACGCCCTCTCCTGCTAATGGCAACCAAGTCGGCCTCGGTGCTACTCTCAGTCAGAGACGACTCAGCTGTTCGCTGAGTCGCTGTCCATTTCCACGGCCAGCCAGGGCCACAAAGCTTGGCTTGGTTTTGATAGCGAGAACAATCACCTTTCCTGCCGTCCTTCGCTGAATCAGACAGCAAAGGGGACGAGCTCATCGGCCCTGTTTGATGAGCAGAGCGACGTCATCAGAGTCACGCATCGTCGTCTTACTCGGttcttaaggccttgttcgtttctacCGGATTGGTGGATCGGAACGATTCCtagccggattgcttctctaatttatataaactttgattagctggaacgattccgggtgcaatccgacgtaaacgaacaaggcctaagccaAAAAAAAAAAACCGCTCAAATCTGTCGCCCCGATCCAAATGATTAACCAACTAGGGATGGGCCAGCGCGTACGTATAAGACTATCTCCAGCAACATCctctaaatttcatcctctaAAGAAATATTCTCTGTCATTTACAGCATACTATAAAAAAGTTCGTTCTCTATATTTTCAGCGTCTCCAACAAAGTCCTCTAAATTTATCCTCTAAAGTCTGTTCTCTACTCTCTCTCTCTTTACATCATTGGTCGACAAAAAATAAAAGATAATAAAAAGGACATACACCAGGTACACTAGCAGCTAAAAGAACCATCTCGCGCAGGATACCGGATCTACAGTGTATCTCCACATTTAGCGGCTGAAGACCACACTCTAAAATTTAGAGACTCGTTTGCAGTCTTTTGCTGGATTGGATAGAGTGCGTTGTATCCTCTAAATTTAAGGTAGAGGGCCCTTTAGAGGACCTGTTGGAGCCAGTCTAACGTATGGAGATTGGAGACTGGTTGAAGAATGAatggagtgtttggtttgaggaatgatatagtccatcatcttctcactcctcacttttttgtttgatttgtggaatagaatgagttAATCCATCACGACCTCATTTCTCATAGTTAGTTGTTTAGTAATAATATGTGGAATAGAGTTATCCCACCAAATTTAAGAAATGGACCCATGATGCACCACTTCAATTTGATAGAGtgattcatcaaaccaaacacgTCAGAAGAGATTGTAGTGCCCCTGGACGGCTGGACGGCTGGACAAAGGAATAGACACCCGTCCGGACCAGACCAACTGCTCCTTGCCTTCTTTCAGTTCTAGCGTTAACTTGATTCGAAGTTCCAACTTCAACAGCGGCGAAAAAAAAAGGGAAACGGCGGTTCACGTGCTGATGCCACACTAGCAGAGAGCACAGAGCAGGCAGAGCAGATAGAGGCTCCACCGCAATTTGGAATTCTAGTTTTGCATCAAATGGTTGGTTTGCACCTGATAAGGCTGTCTGCAGCGATGTCTTCTAAATTTTTTCCTCTAAATGCTACTATATAGCCACGTTAATAAGATTCTCTTTCCTATATTTACTCTTACCGCAACCGTTCCCTCTATATATTTCCCTATATATCccctacacataaaatatatttttcTATCCCTACTTTACATCTATTATCAATTTGTTATCAACTAACAATTACTCGGGCACGAAACACGAGACTGTCAACAGTAGCAACGGGCAGCGCCAGAATaggagggagagagaaggggaacGCCAGGTAGGGGGCACTGCAGGGGGAGGCAATGCGGGAGGAAGGGGGTGATTTTTGCCTCTTGCATGAGCACAGTAATAGGGGATGCGAGCCGTAGAGCTGTGCGTTGTAGACAGTCTAAGCTCCCTATATTTATATAGGATGGGAGCTTGTCTTGCATCATAATCTAAACCTTCATTAAGCCTGAAGGGTGTTGCTATGGTTGAATTGTTTACCTGTATTAGGCTTTATGCACTATAAAAGAGGCCCATATTAATATATGCAGCATG
This genomic window contains:
- the LOC100284575 gene encoding hevamine-A precursor, with protein sequence MGRRSSQFPSMALAMATVLMALGGVAATARAGGGIAIYWGQNGNEGTLAQTCATGNYRFVNVAFLPTFGRGQTPALNLAGHCDPASGGCTGVGADVKACQRMGVKVLLSIGGGVGSYGLSSRADARSVAAYLWDNYLGGGGSESRPLGDAVLDGVDFDIESGGGMYWDDLARFLKSYSRRGRGRARRPVYLSAAPQCPFPDASLGTALATGLFDYVWVQFYNNPPCQYSASAGVGSLAQAWAQWTSIRAGRVFLGLPAAPQAAGSGFVPASDLVAQVLPVVKNSTKYGGIMLWSRYYDGLTGYSDAVKSYV